CCGATGGCGCAGCAGCGGTGGCGGACGATCCGGCAGGTGCAGGCGTCCCGCGGGGTGGACGTGACCACCTGGCGGTCCCGCGGGTCGGTGGTGCTGCCGCTGATCGTCGGTCTCATCAACGATGCGGCGACCCGGTCGCGTCCGTTGCAGCGCACCGGCATCGGTGAGCCGGGCCCGCGGACCGTCCTGGTGGCGGTGCCGGACCGGCGGGTCGAACGCGTGGGCCGGTGGCTGCTGGTCCTGGTCGCCGTCGCGGCCGTGGTCACCGCCGTGCTGTGACGCGTAACCTGGCGGGCACCACCACCACCGATACCGTCCGAGGAGGACATCATGCCGAAGCCGTCCGTCAGCGAAGCCGCCGCCCACTGGGAGGGCACCCTGTTCGAGGGGTCCGGCTCTGCCAGCCTGGAGACCTCGAAGGTCGCGACCTTCGACACGAACTGGAAGGCCCGTACCGAAGCCGGTGCCGGGACGACGAACCCGGAGGAGCTGCTGGGTGCCGCCCTGGCCTCCTGCTACACGATGCAGCTCGCCAACGGTCTGGCGGAGGACGGCCACCCGGCGACCGCCCTGGACGCCCGCGCCGCCGTCACCTTCGACCTCGCCAAGGGCGGGATCACGCAGATCACGTTGACCATTCACGGTGACGTCCCCGGCCTCACCGCCGACGAGTTCCGGGAGAAGGCCCGCTGGGCCAAGGACACCTGCCCGGTCTCCACCGCGCTGAAGTCCGTGCCGAAGGAACTGCGCTTCGAGTAGCGACGTCGGGGGTCGTCGAGGGGGCGGCGCCGCAGGCGTCGGCTCCGTACTCTCGGCCCCATGACTTCACCGGAGACACCACAGGAGAAACCGCCGCTGGTCCTGGCGATCACCGCCTGCCCCACCGGCATCGCCCACACCTACATGGCCGCCGAGAACCTGGAGGCCGCCGCGCAGGAGGCCGGGGTCCGCGTC
This is a stretch of genomic DNA from Corynebacterium nuruki S6-4. It encodes these proteins:
- a CDS encoding OsmC family peroxiredoxin, with product MPKPSVSEAAAHWEGTLFEGSGSASLETSKVATFDTNWKARTEAGAGTTNPEELLGAALASCYTMQLANGLAEDGHPATALDARAAVTFDLAKGGITQITLTIHGDVPGLTADEFREKARWAKDTCPVSTALKSVPKELRFE